In Musa acuminata AAA Group cultivar baxijiao chromosome BXJ2-8, Cavendish_Baxijiao_AAA, whole genome shotgun sequence, one genomic interval encodes:
- the LOC135620416 gene encoding uncharacterized protein LOC135620416, whose amino-acid sequence MGLSKPERQEEEPFIRSFLKHFFHTLSIITISLLFPASFLTLDRFTAASTPSIPPSSVLATVFQRAALPVINGLVSVVCLAALVHSLTGRMVKLPAAVAWTLLCLFHVCLSLGTEVTIASRAETIDDALVHHSITWIKRAVLFVGLHRTMRVWASMVVKRVADDTIFGAEVQEDISDKVVISVAFATLWITMLQNDIARMVFAAVEKGLTKDMDLDGYVGWFVSHAIVTTGMVRSVQGLLCAGKFLFCRCREADEDHLTADHKV is encoded by the coding sequence aTGGGATTAAGTAAACCAGAGAGACAAGAGGAGGAACCGTTCATCCGTAGCTTTCTCAAGCACTTCTTCCACACGCTATCCATCATCACCATTTCTCTCCTCTTCCCCGCCTCCTTCCTCACGCTCGACAGATTCACCGCCGCCTCTACCCCCTCGATTCCGCCCTCTTCCGTCCTCGCTACCGTCTTCCAGCGCGCCGCCCTGCCTGTCATTAACGGACTCGTCTCCGTCGTCTGTCTCGCTGCTCTCGTGCACTCGCTCACCGGCCGCATGGTCAAGCTTCCTGCCGCGGTTGCATGGACTCTCCTGTGCCTCTTCCATGTCTGCCTCAGCCTCGGCACCGAGGTAACCATCGCCTCCAGAGCCGAAACGATCGACGACGCGCTCGTTCATCACAGCATTACGTGGATCAAGCGTGCAGTCCTCTTCGTCGGGCTTCACAGGACGATGAGGGTATGGGCGAGCATGGTGGTCAAACGGGTGGCCGACGACACCATCTTCGGGGCGGAAGTCCAAGAAGACATCTCCGACAAAGTGGTGATCTCAGTGGCGTTCGCGACTCTTTGGATAACGATGCTGCAGAACGACATTGCCCGAATGGTGTTTGCTGCAGTAGAGAAAGGGTTGACGAAGGACATGGACTTGGATGGTTACGTTGGCTGGTTTGTGAGCCATGCCATTGTGACGACAGGCATGGTGAGAAGTGTGCAAGGGCTGCTGTGCGCAGGGAAGTTCTTGTTTTGCCGCTGTAGAGAAGCAGATGAAGACCACCTCACTGCAGATCACAAGGTTTGA
- the LOC135619699 gene encoding bZIP transcription factor 53-like: protein MSSLPVRGSTGCQESPLLGIDEHKRKRMLSNRESARRSRMRKQQRFDDLISQAAELKNQNSQIEMQINLLTQRYGEVESENAVLRAQLTELTERLQSLNSVLRFLEEFSGMAMDIPEIPDQLLKPWQLPRPAQPISATADMLQF, encoded by the coding sequence ATGTCTTCCTTGCCGGTCCGCGGATCTACGGGATGTCAAGAGTCCCCCCTGCTCGGTATCGACGAGCACAAGCGAAAACGGATGCTCTCGAACAGGGAGTCGGCAAGGAGGTCCCGGATGAGAAAGCAGCAGCGCTTCGATGATCTGATAAGCCAAGCGGCAGAGCTCAAGAACCAAAACAGCCAGATTGAGATGCAGATCAATTTGCTGACCCAGCGTTACGGTGAGGTGGAATCTGAGAACGCTGTCCTCAGGGCTCAGTTGACGGAATTGACTGAGAGATTGCAATCGCTGAACTCGGTGCTCCGCTTCTTGGAGGAATTTAGCGGGATGGCCATGGACATACCGGAGATACCTGACCAGCTCCTGAAACCATGGCAGCTTCCTCGCCCTGCGCAGCCTATCTCTGCCACAGCCGACATGCTTCAGTTCTGA